The Lacerta agilis isolate rLacAgi1 chromosome 5, rLacAgi1.pri, whole genome shotgun sequence genome has a segment encoding these proteins:
- the LIMS2 gene encoding LIM and senescent cell antigen-like-containing domain protein 2 isoform X1: protein MNSMAGVRLRGLASSKLYQRRQDRLSGTGSLWNDGKDRAAGIFSNMSDALANAVCERCRARFDPTERIVNSNGELYHENCFVCAQCFRQFPDGLFYDFEGRKYCEHDFQMLFAPCCGECGEFIIGRVIKAMNNNWHPECFRCELCDVVLADLGFVKNAGRHLCRPCHNREKAKGLGKYICQKCHLIIDEQPLMFKNDSYHPDHFSCTHCGKELTADARELKGELYCLPCHDKMGIPICGACRRPIEGRVVNALGKQWHVEHFVCAKCEKPFLGHRHYEKKGLAYCETHYNQLFGDVCYNCSHVIEGDVVSALNKAWCVNCFACSTCNIKLTLKNKFVEFDMKPVCKKCYEKFPLELKKRLKKLSELASKKTHPKALDLNSA from the exons ATGAATTCCATGGCTGGCGTGAGACTTCGGGGGCTAGCATCTTCCAAACTCTATCAACGCCGGCAAGATCGTCTGAGTGGCACAGGGTCACTATGGAATGATGGGAAAGACAGGGCAGCTGGGATATTTAG TAACATGTCAGATGCCCTTGCAAACGCTGTGTGTGAGCGCTGCCGAGCTCGCTTTGATCCAACTGAGCGAATCGTGAACAGCAATGGGGAACTATATCATGAAAACTGCTTTGTCTGTGCTCAGTGCTTCCGCCAGTTTCCAGATGGACTCTTCTACGAT tttgaaGGGAGAAAGTATTGTGAGCATGACTTCCAGATGCTGTTTGCGCCATGCTGTGGGGAATGTG GTGAATTCATCATTGGCCGTGTTATCAAAGCAATGAACAATAACTGGCACCCAGAATGCTTTCGTTGTGAGCTCTGTGATGTGGTTCTTGCTGATTTGGGCTTTGTGAAGAATGCTGGCAG GCACCTCTGTAGGCCTTGCCATAATCGTGAGAAAGCCAAGGGCTTGGGCAAGTATATTTGCCAGAAGTGCCACTTGATAATTGATGAACAGCCTCTGATGTTCAAGAATGATTCCTACCATCCAGATCACTTCAGCTGCACCCACTGCGG GAAGGAGCTGACAGCTGATGCCAGGGAGCTGAAGGGGGAGCTCTACTGCCTGCCTTGCCATGACAAGATGGGCATCCCAATCTGTGGGGCCTGTCGCAGGCCCATTGAGGGTCGAGTGGTCAATGCTCTGGGGAAACAATGGCATGTGGAG CATTTTGTTTGTGCCAAATGTGAGAAGCCATTCCTGGGACACCGGCACTATGAGAAAAAAGGTCTGGCTTACTGCGAGACTCATTACAACCAG CTCTTTGGAGATGTCTGCTATAACTGCAGCCATGTGATTGAGGGGGATG TGGTCTCTGCTCTCAACAAGGCTTGGTGTGTGAACTGCTTCGCTTGTTCCACCTGCAACATCAAACTCACCTTGAA GAATAAGTTTGTGGAATTTGACATGAAGCCAGTGTGCAAGAAGTGCTATGAGAAATTCCCTTTGGAGCTGAAGAAGAGGCTGAAGAAGCTGTCTGAGTTGGCCTCCAAGAAAACTCACCCAAAAGCTCTGGACTTAAACTCCGCTTAA
- the LIMS2 gene encoding LIM and senescent cell antigen-like-containing domain protein 2 isoform X2, translating to MTGSNMSDALANAVCERCRARFDPTERIVNSNGELYHENCFVCAQCFRQFPDGLFYDFEGRKYCEHDFQMLFAPCCGECGEFIIGRVIKAMNNNWHPECFRCELCDVVLADLGFVKNAGRHLCRPCHNREKAKGLGKYICQKCHLIIDEQPLMFKNDSYHPDHFSCTHCGKELTADARELKGELYCLPCHDKMGIPICGACRRPIEGRVVNALGKQWHVEHFVCAKCEKPFLGHRHYEKKGLAYCETHYNQLFGDVCYNCSHVIEGDVVSALNKAWCVNCFACSTCNIKLTLKNKFVEFDMKPVCKKCYEKFPLELKKRLKKLSELASKKTHPKALDLNSA from the exons ATGACGGGCAG TAACATGTCAGATGCCCTTGCAAACGCTGTGTGTGAGCGCTGCCGAGCTCGCTTTGATCCAACTGAGCGAATCGTGAACAGCAATGGGGAACTATATCATGAAAACTGCTTTGTCTGTGCTCAGTGCTTCCGCCAGTTTCCAGATGGACTCTTCTACGAT tttgaaGGGAGAAAGTATTGTGAGCATGACTTCCAGATGCTGTTTGCGCCATGCTGTGGGGAATGTG GTGAATTCATCATTGGCCGTGTTATCAAAGCAATGAACAATAACTGGCACCCAGAATGCTTTCGTTGTGAGCTCTGTGATGTGGTTCTTGCTGATTTGGGCTTTGTGAAGAATGCTGGCAG GCACCTCTGTAGGCCTTGCCATAATCGTGAGAAAGCCAAGGGCTTGGGCAAGTATATTTGCCAGAAGTGCCACTTGATAATTGATGAACAGCCTCTGATGTTCAAGAATGATTCCTACCATCCAGATCACTTCAGCTGCACCCACTGCGG GAAGGAGCTGACAGCTGATGCCAGGGAGCTGAAGGGGGAGCTCTACTGCCTGCCTTGCCATGACAAGATGGGCATCCCAATCTGTGGGGCCTGTCGCAGGCCCATTGAGGGTCGAGTGGTCAATGCTCTGGGGAAACAATGGCATGTGGAG CATTTTGTTTGTGCCAAATGTGAGAAGCCATTCCTGGGACACCGGCACTATGAGAAAAAAGGTCTGGCTTACTGCGAGACTCATTACAACCAG CTCTTTGGAGATGTCTGCTATAACTGCAGCCATGTGATTGAGGGGGATG TGGTCTCTGCTCTCAACAAGGCTTGGTGTGTGAACTGCTTCGCTTGTTCCACCTGCAACATCAAACTCACCTTGAA GAATAAGTTTGTGGAATTTGACATGAAGCCAGTGTGCAAGAAGTGCTATGAGAAATTCCCTTTGGAGCTGAAGAAGAGGCTGAAGAAGCTGTCTGAGTTGGCCTCCAAGAAAACTCACCCAAAAGCTCTGGACTTAAACTCCGCTTAA
- the GPR17 gene encoding uracil nucleotide/cysteinyl leukotriene receptor gives MNNLADSSGLFFNTSLESSEQCGKETNTENILFATFYLLDFILAFVGNALALWLFIRDQKSDTPANVFLMHLAMADLSFVLVLPTRLVYHFSGNHWPFGEIPCRLTGFLFYLNMYASIYFLMCISVDRFLAIVHPVKSLKLRRSLYAHLACAFLWVIVAVAMAPLLVSVQTAEMNNTTICLQLYREKASRHALVSLAVAFTLPFFTTVTCYLLIIRSLKRGNRIENHLKEKAIKMIIMVLMIFLVCFVPYHINRYIYILNYDGVKTSCEMQRILALGNRITSCLTSLNGALDPIMYFFVAEKFREALCGLFCSRKAARLPSSYDGKTNDSSLSTKTEL, from the coding sequence ATGAACAACCTAGCAGACTCTTCAGGCCTGTTCTTCAACACTTCACTGGAAAGTTCAGAACAATGTGGCAAAGAGACCAATACGGAGAACATCCTTTTTGCTACTTTCTACCTTCTGGATTTCATCCTAGCCTTTGTTGGCAATGCTCTAGCTCTTTGGCTTTTCATCCGGGACCAAAAGTCAGACACCCCAGCCAACGTTTTCCTGATGCACCTAGCCATGGCCGATCTGTCCTTTGTGCTAGTTTTGCCAACCCGGCTAGTATACCACTTTTCAGGCAATCACTGGCCGTTTGGAGAGATCCCGTGCCGACTCACAGGCTTCCTTTTCTACCTCAACATGTATGCCAGCATCTACTTCCTCATGTGCATCAGTGTAGATCGCTTCCTAGCTATCGTGCACCCTGTAAAGTCCCTCAAACTCCGCAGATCACTCTATGCCCACTTGGCCTGTGCTTTCCTGTGGGTTATAGTTGCTGTCGCCATGGCGCCTCTTTTGGTCAGTGTGCAGACAGCTGAGATGAACAATACCACCATCTGCCTGCAGCTCTACAGAGAAAAGGCATCACGCCATGCTCTTGTGTCATTGGCTGTGGCATTTACGCTTCCATTTTTTACTACGGTGACCTGCTACTTGCTGATCATACGCAGCCTGAAAAGAGGGAACCGAATTGAGAACCATCTGAAGGAAAAAGCCATCAAAATGATAATAATGGTTCTCATGATCTTCTTGGTCTGTTTTGTGCCCTACCATATCAACCGTTACATTTACATTCTCAATTATGATGGTGTGAAGACTTCCTGTGAAATGCAGCGGATTCTGGCTCTTGGCAACCGAATTACTTCCTGCCTCACCAGCCTGAATGGTGCCCTAGATCCCATCATGTATTTCTTTGTAGCTGAGAAGTTCCGAGAGGCCTTATGTGGTTTATTTTGCAGCAGAAAAGCTGCAAGGCTACCTTCAAGTTATGACGGGAAAACGAATGACAGCTCCTTGAGCACTAAAACTGAACTGTAA